A genomic stretch from Telmatocola sphagniphila includes:
- the glmS gene encoding glutamine--fructose-6-phosphate transaminase (isomerizing): MCGIVGYIGKKSAEPIMIEGLKRLEYRGYDSSGLAVLSEGKIHVRKKAGRVSRLSELLQSEPVKGHVGISHTRWATHGSASDTNAHPHLGGYGEKEVAVVHNGVIENYSTLKKQLENEGIVFKSQTDTEVIAHLIAKNMNGDLAEAVRQTLPLLKGTWGLAVISVQNPNLLVGARLGSPLVLGIGEGEHYLASDSSALIGHTQKVVYLQDHELCLVTADDWNVENDQSSRVDSPIHSFEWTNTETDLNGYPHYMLKEIYEQPESIENAMRGRLSDEDASAHFGGLNIDAQRLRRAERIILTACGTSYHAGIVGEYLFEEFARIPVEVEYASEFRYRNPPMDQNTIVIAITQSGETADTLAALRESKRKGHPALAICNVVGSTIAREADGGVYLHAGPEIGVASTKAFTSQVTVLTLLALYLGRMRHLSSLQGTRMIEELRRIPDVIRRALKCHDKVKQIAEKYHQYNNMLYMGRQYLFPVALEGALKLKEISYIHAEGYPAAEMKHGPIALVDKSTPSIFLVPSGSIFDKVMSNLEEVKARGGPIIAIATENDPKAEYIATKADDVIFIPDVPEYLQPLVAVIPLQLFSYHVALLRGCDVDKPRNLAKSVTVE, encoded by the coding sequence ATGTGTGGAATTGTAGGCTACATCGGAAAAAAATCGGCAGAGCCCATCATGATTGAAGGGCTGAAACGATTAGAGTACCGCGGTTATGACAGTTCCGGCCTGGCCGTACTATCGGAGGGCAAGATTCACGTCCGAAAGAAGGCCGGGCGCGTTTCCAGGCTCAGCGAATTGTTGCAAAGCGAGCCGGTCAAAGGGCATGTTGGCATTAGCCATACCCGCTGGGCGACCCATGGCTCCGCCTCCGACACCAATGCTCACCCGCACCTCGGCGGATACGGGGAAAAGGAGGTGGCCGTGGTGCACAACGGCGTCATCGAAAATTATTCCACGCTCAAGAAGCAACTGGAAAATGAAGGGATCGTCTTCAAAAGCCAGACCGATACCGAAGTTATAGCTCATCTGATCGCCAAAAATATGAATGGCGACCTCGCTGAGGCCGTTCGTCAAACGTTACCCTTGCTCAAGGGAACCTGGGGCCTGGCAGTCATCAGCGTGCAGAACCCGAACCTGCTGGTCGGCGCCCGGTTGGGAAGCCCGTTGGTACTGGGCATCGGCGAAGGGGAGCATTACCTCGCCAGTGATTCCAGTGCTTTAATCGGCCACACGCAAAAGGTGGTTTATCTGCAGGATCACGAATTGTGTCTGGTGACCGCGGATGACTGGAACGTCGAGAACGACCAATCCAGCCGGGTCGATTCGCCAATTCACTCGTTCGAATGGACGAATACCGAGACCGATCTCAACGGTTATCCCCACTACATGCTCAAAGAGATCTACGAACAGCCCGAATCAATTGAAAATGCCATGCGCGGCCGCTTGAGCGATGAAGATGCCTCGGCTCACTTCGGCGGCTTGAATATCGATGCCCAGCGGTTACGGAGGGCGGAGCGTATCATACTCACCGCCTGTGGAACCAGTTATCACGCTGGGATTGTCGGCGAATATCTTTTTGAAGAATTCGCCCGAATCCCTGTCGAAGTGGAGTACGCGAGCGAGTTTCGGTACCGCAATCCCCCCATGGATCAGAACACGATTGTAATCGCCATCACCCAATCGGGCGAGACGGCGGATACCCTGGCGGCTCTCCGGGAATCCAAGCGAAAAGGGCACCCGGCCCTGGCGATCTGCAACGTTGTCGGTAGCACCATCGCCCGGGAAGCCGACGGTGGGGTTTATCTGCATGCCGGGCCGGAAATTGGCGTGGCTTCCACGAAAGCCTTCACCTCGCAAGTTACCGTTCTGACGCTACTGGCTCTTTACCTGGGACGGATGCGCCACCTTTCCTCGCTTCAAGGCACAAGGATGATTGAGGAACTGCGAAGAATCCCCGATGTGATCCGCAGGGCGCTCAAGTGCCACGATAAAGTGAAGCAAATCGCCGAGAAATATCACCAGTACAACAACATGCTCTACATGGGTCGCCAGTATCTATTCCCAGTCGCACTGGAAGGGGCCTTAAAGCTTAAGGAAATCAGCTACATTCACGCGGAAGGCTATCCGGCGGCTGAAATGAAGCATGGTCCGATCGCCCTCGTGGACAAATCGACGCCTTCGATTTTCTTGGTGCCCAGCGGCTCGATCTTTGATAAAGTTATGAGCAATTTGGAAGAGGTGAAAGCTCGCGGCGGACCAATTATCGCCATAGCGACCGAGAATGACCCTAAAGCGGAATATATTGCCACCAAAGCGGACGATGTCATTTTCATTCCCGATGTTCCGGAATATCTGCAACCGCTCGTTGCGGTCATCCCGCTGCAACTGTTTTCCTACCACGTGGCGCTGTTACGGGGCTGCGATGTGGATAAACCGCGAAATCTGGCGAAAAGCGTTACGGTGGAATAG